In Streptomyces sp. NBC_00483, a single window of DNA contains:
- a CDS encoding sugar phosphate isomerase/epimerase family protein: MAYGISTYAYFWRISSRAPQPMTALDMLRDIHGLGGQVFQICDYAPIESYDDTQLAELKAAAADLGVTLELGTRGIAPDHLEHYLRIARKLGVTFVRSMLHTADHKPDVEESVALLKQAIGGYEEQGVTLGLETYEQVATADLVDVVRTVNSPRLGIVVDPGNCVARLEHPSQVVELTAPYVVNVHVKDFAFSRRDGWVGFTYAGAPLGTGLLDYPAMIAAVRNHAPDPASVNQIVEHWLPWQDGGFDVTAELEHQWTKHSISTLLKGE, encoded by the coding sequence ATGGCGTACGGCATCAGCACCTACGCGTACTTCTGGCGCATCTCGTCGCGCGCGCCGCAGCCGATGACGGCCCTGGACATGCTCCGGGACATCCACGGGCTCGGCGGCCAGGTCTTCCAGATCTGCGACTACGCGCCGATCGAGTCCTACGACGACACGCAGCTCGCCGAGCTGAAGGCGGCGGCCGCCGACCTCGGTGTCACCCTCGAACTCGGCACCCGCGGCATCGCCCCGGACCACCTGGAGCACTACCTCCGCATTGCGCGGAAGCTCGGCGTGACCTTCGTCCGATCCATGCTGCACACCGCTGACCACAAGCCCGACGTCGAAGAGTCGGTCGCCTTGCTGAAGCAGGCCATCGGCGGCTACGAGGAGCAGGGCGTCACGCTCGGCCTGGAGACGTACGAGCAGGTCGCCACCGCCGACCTCGTCGACGTCGTCCGCACCGTGAACAGCCCCCGCCTCGGCATCGTCGTCGACCCGGGCAACTGCGTGGCCCGCCTGGAACACCCGTCCCAGGTCGTGGAGTTGACCGCGCCCTACGTGGTGAACGTGCACGTCAAGGACTTCGCGTTCAGCCGCAGGGACGGCTGGGTGGGCTTCACCTACGCGGGAGCACCGCTCGGCACAGGGCTGCTCGACTACCCAGCCATGATCGCCGCCGTCCGGAACCACGCCCCGGACCCCGCGTCGGTCAACCAGATCGTGGAGCACTGGCTCCCGTGGCAGGACGGTGGCTTCGATGTCACCGCCGAGCTCGAACACCAGTGGACCAAGCACAGCATCAGCACACTCCTGAAGGGCGAATGA
- a CDS encoding triose-phosphate isomerase family protein — translation MSSPVLLGVSLKMYFGHHETLNWSRRIVQLADRHPAVTSGAARLFVLPSFPAIVPVAGILARSGVDVGAQDIATEDVGAYTGEVSGPLLKEIGCRYAEVGHAERRRLYGEGDTVVASKTAAALRNGLTPVLCVGELDPVEPEEAARRTVAEAARLLYGLEGQVVLAYEPQWAIGAPEPASPEHITTVCAALGEWLNSRPQHAGSTVIYGGSAGPGLLTRLGGAVGGLFLGRFAHDPEAVGRILDEVAPAASRTEVA, via the coding sequence ATGAGTTCACCCGTCCTGCTCGGGGTGAGCCTGAAGATGTACTTCGGCCACCACGAGACCCTCAACTGGTCCCGCCGCATCGTGCAGTTGGCGGACCGGCACCCGGCCGTCACCAGCGGCGCGGCCCGGCTGTTCGTGCTGCCGTCCTTCCCGGCGATCGTGCCGGTGGCCGGGATCCTCGCGCGCAGCGGAGTCGACGTCGGCGCGCAGGACATCGCCACGGAGGACGTGGGTGCCTACACGGGCGAGGTGTCGGGGCCGCTCCTCAAGGAGATCGGCTGCCGCTACGCCGAGGTCGGGCACGCCGAGCGCCGCCGCCTGTACGGGGAGGGTGACACGGTCGTCGCCTCGAAGACCGCGGCCGCGCTGCGCAACGGCCTCACCCCGGTCCTGTGCGTCGGCGAACTCGACCCCGTGGAGCCGGAGGAGGCCGCGCGTCGCACCGTCGCCGAGGCCGCCCGCCTGCTGTACGGCCTGGAGGGTCAGGTCGTCCTCGCCTACGAGCCGCAGTGGGCCATCGGTGCGCCCGAGCCGGCCTCGCCCGAGCACATCACCACGGTGTGCGCGGCGCTGGGGGAGTGGCTGAACTCCCGTCCCCAGCACGCCGGTTCGACCGTGATCTACGGCGGCAGTGCGGGCCCCGGCCTGCTCACCCGCCTCGGTGGCGCCGTCGGCGGCCTCTTCCTTGGCCGCTTCGCCCACGACCCGGAGGCCGTCGGCCGCATCCTCGACGAGGTCGCGCCCGCCGCCTCCCGCACGGAGGTGGCCTGA
- a CDS encoding carbohydrate ABC transporter permease codes for MATLQLPGSTRQSTTEPGRGRPPRSFESSNRRLKWAMLTPALLFVGLMIAFPLAYTVNLSLTDAFGAVNAGSSHVGLRNFGDLLTDTRRFWPAAWRTLEFTVGAVLLETVLGLAVAMLLRKPFRGIRWVRTVLIIPLLTTPVAIGILWLLILDPTNGIANHLLSELGMPRMEFLGSVGQSLPTLMLIDVWQWTPMMALLLLAGLTTLPEEPEEAALVDGAGPWQRFRYVILPMLTPALGTALVLRAVDALKTFDLLYATKGPGGGADFEVETLNVYAYGLTFDYQEYGLAAALLVLFTLVIIGVVVALRRRATSSGRKDA; via the coding sequence ATGGCGACCCTCCAACTACCCGGCAGCACACGGCAGTCCACCACCGAGCCCGGCCGCGGGCGGCCTCCGCGCTCCTTCGAGTCGTCCAACCGGCGCCTGAAGTGGGCGATGCTGACCCCGGCGCTGCTCTTCGTCGGCCTGATGATCGCCTTTCCGCTGGCGTACACGGTCAACCTCTCCCTCACCGACGCGTTCGGCGCGGTGAACGCCGGGTCGAGCCACGTGGGCCTGCGCAACTTCGGCGACCTGCTCACCGACACCCGCCGCTTCTGGCCCGCCGCCTGGCGTACGCTCGAATTCACCGTCGGCGCCGTGCTGTTGGAGACCGTGCTCGGCCTCGCCGTGGCCATGCTGCTGCGCAAGCCGTTCCGTGGCATCCGCTGGGTGCGCACCGTCCTGATCATCCCGCTGCTCACCACGCCGGTAGCCATCGGCATCCTGTGGCTGCTGATCCTGGACCCGACCAACGGCATCGCCAACCACCTGCTGTCCGAACTCGGCATGCCCCGCATGGAGTTCCTCGGCTCGGTCGGCCAGTCGCTGCCCACGCTCATGCTGATCGACGTATGGCAGTGGACGCCGATGATGGCCCTGCTGCTGCTCGCCGGCCTCACCACGCTCCCCGAGGAGCCGGAGGAGGCGGCGCTCGTGGACGGCGCGGGACCCTGGCAGCGCTTCCGTTACGTGATCCTGCCGATGCTCACCCCCGCACTCGGCACGGCACTCGTGCTGCGCGCCGTCGACGCGCTGAAGACCTTCGACCTGCTGTACGCCACCAAGGGCCCGGGCGGCGGCGCCGACTTCGAGGTGGAGACCCTCAACGTCTACGCCTACGGCCTCACCTTCGACTACCAGGAGTACGGGCTCGCCGCCGCGCTCCTCGTCCTGTTCACCCTCGTGATCATCGGAGTCGTGGTGGCACTGCGGCGGCGTGCCACAAGCAGCGGAAGGAAGGACGCATGA
- a CDS encoding FadR/GntR family transcriptional regulator, which yields MSTPPAQSGLLTERIARQLEHDIRSGALEVGVKLPSERELATQFGSSRNVVREALRQLEAKRLIEVAPGRGSFVREQSSEQARGYDALYRAERPTVRQLIEARLPVEIEIIRLAAERATDEDLATIRAAMETTESATDVITKARADLEFHDAIAMASGNPVLRIMLSSISGMMFEMMLRSNSDPSIGEPGVPHHPEIFAALEARDAESACARMREHLSLGLRTYGPDLDVQLDTMARRHIETLLGEGRAG from the coding sequence ATGTCCACACCTCCCGCCCAGAGCGGCCTTCTCACCGAGCGCATCGCGCGTCAGCTGGAACACGACATCCGGTCCGGCGCCCTCGAGGTCGGCGTGAAGCTGCCGTCCGAGCGGGAGCTGGCCACCCAGTTCGGCTCCAGTCGCAATGTCGTACGGGAGGCGCTGCGGCAGCTGGAGGCCAAGCGGCTCATCGAAGTGGCGCCAGGGCGCGGCTCGTTCGTGCGGGAGCAGAGCTCTGAACAGGCGCGCGGGTACGACGCCCTGTACCGCGCCGAGCGGCCCACCGTGCGGCAATTGATCGAGGCCCGGCTGCCGGTGGAGATCGAGATCATCAGGCTCGCCGCGGAGCGCGCCACCGACGAGGATCTGGCGACGATCCGGGCCGCCATGGAGACGACCGAGAGCGCCACCGATGTCATCACCAAGGCGCGCGCGGACCTGGAGTTCCACGATGCCATCGCGATGGCCAGCGGCAATCCGGTGCTGCGGATCATGCTGTCGTCGATCAGCGGCATGATGTTCGAGATGATGCTGCGCTCCAACTCCGATCCCTCCATCGGCGAGCCCGGAGTGCCGCACCACCCGGAGATCTTCGCCGCCCTGGAGGCGCGGGACGCCGAGTCGGCGTGCGCCCGGATGCGTGAGCATCTGAGTCTGGGGCTGCGCACCTACGGGCCCGACCTGGACGTGCAGTTGGACACCATGGCGCGGCGGCACATCGAGACACTGCTCGGCGAGGGCCGGGCCGGCTGA
- a CDS encoding MFS transporter has translation MPATAAPPVKATRSAVEKSAIKKISIRLVPFVALMFFVNYLDRTAVSFAEPNGMGDDLALTAAQFGFASGIFFVGYIVLEVPSNMALHRFGARRWLARIMVTWGIVSLLFTWVDSSGGLYTLRFLLGVAEAGFFPGAILFLSQWVPSRHRTKVLGLFYLAQPLTTVFGAPLAGWLIGHHGLFGLEGWRVMFLFVSIPAILLGVIAWFYLIDRPADAKWLTTEERDWLTEELAAENAQKTGHDDKHAKGDLKAAFTNGRVWILAVVYFGFVYGLYALAFFLPTIIDGFQEQYDTTFSVMDKAWITAIPYLPAAIVLFFWSRHATRHGTRTWHVAGPAIVGGVSIPLALYMGSPAATVAVITVTACAIFAALPVFWAVPSRFLTGAAAAAGIALINTAGNIAGFASSYITGWLKGWTGDYYVPLYLVGLFMLLSAVLMFVLARRAPTSTSSLPENQR, from the coding sequence ATGCCTGCCACTGCCGCGCCGCCCGTGAAGGCGACGAGGTCGGCCGTCGAGAAGTCGGCCATCAAGAAGATCTCGATCCGGTTGGTCCCCTTCGTGGCCCTGATGTTCTTCGTGAACTATCTGGACCGCACCGCGGTGTCGTTCGCGGAACCGAACGGGATGGGGGACGACCTGGCGCTCACCGCGGCCCAGTTCGGCTTCGCCTCCGGGATCTTCTTCGTCGGTTACATCGTGCTCGAGGTCCCCAGCAACATGGCGTTGCACCGCTTCGGCGCCCGCCGCTGGCTGGCCCGGATCATGGTGACCTGGGGCATCGTCTCGCTGCTCTTCACCTGGGTGGACAGCAGCGGAGGCCTCTACACGCTGCGCTTCCTGCTGGGCGTCGCGGAGGCCGGGTTCTTCCCCGGCGCGATCCTCTTCCTCAGCCAGTGGGTGCCCAGCCGCCACCGCACCAAGGTCCTCGGCCTCTTCTACCTCGCACAGCCGCTGACCACGGTCTTCGGCGCCCCGCTCGCGGGCTGGCTGATCGGCCACCACGGCCTGTTCGGCCTCGAGGGCTGGCGCGTGATGTTCCTGTTCGTGTCGATCCCGGCGATCCTGCTGGGCGTCATCGCCTGGTTCTACCTGATCGACCGCCCCGCCGACGCCAAGTGGCTCACCACCGAGGAGCGGGACTGGCTCACCGAGGAACTGGCCGCGGAGAACGCGCAGAAGACGGGCCACGACGACAAGCACGCCAAGGGCGACCTGAAGGCGGCGTTCACCAACGGACGCGTCTGGATCCTGGCCGTCGTCTACTTCGGCTTCGTCTACGGCCTGTACGCGCTCGCCTTCTTCCTGCCGACCATCATCGACGGCTTCCAGGAGCAGTACGACACCACGTTCAGCGTCATGGACAAGGCGTGGATCACGGCCATCCCGTACCTGCCCGCTGCGATCGTCCTCTTCTTCTGGAGCCGGCACGCCACCCGGCACGGCACCCGCACCTGGCACGTCGCGGGTCCCGCGATCGTCGGCGGCGTCTCCATCCCGCTGGCCCTCTACATGGGCTCGCCGGCCGCGACCGTCGCCGTCATCACCGTGACCGCCTGCGCCATCTTCGCCGCGCTGCCCGTGTTCTGGGCCGTGCCCTCCCGCTTCCTGACCGGAGCGGCCGCCGCGGCGGGCATCGCGCTCATCAACACCGCGGGCAATATCGCGGGCTTCGCCTCCAGCTACATCACCGGCTGGCTCAAGGGCTGGACGGGCGACTACTACGTACCGCTCTACCTCGTCGGCCTCTTCATGCTGCTGTCGGCCGTGCTGATGTTCGTCCTCGCCCGCCGCGCGCCCACCAGCACCTCGTCCCTCCCGGAGAACCAGCGATGA
- a CDS encoding FadR/GntR family transcriptional regulator, which produces MTVTNQPSDATPEADLATLLRPVVRESSVSEVAKRLLDHLSAGNIKPGTRLPAERQLAEALGVARSSVRGALSALDVLGIIEIRPGSGSYVREGTSEFLPRAINWGLMLGQRRTRDLVEVRTYMEGVSARLAAERAGDEDVARLEEHLRHMQEAGSDVKAFIDADIAFHLECASIARNTVLSDILHSIRALLQVWMERVSDIEGTVSGTLCEHDAVLKAIRDRDPEGADRAMAEHMRMASARLRESVGDEPQQG; this is translated from the coding sequence GTGACCGTGACCAACCAGCCCTCCGACGCCACCCCCGAGGCCGACCTCGCCACGCTCCTGCGCCCGGTCGTGCGCGAGTCCTCCGTCAGCGAGGTCGCCAAGCGCCTGCTCGACCACCTCTCCGCGGGGAACATCAAGCCCGGCACCCGCCTGCCCGCCGAGCGCCAGCTCGCGGAGGCCCTCGGGGTCGCCCGCTCCAGCGTGCGCGGCGCCCTGTCCGCGCTCGACGTCCTCGGCATCATCGAGATCCGGCCCGGCTCCGGCTCGTACGTCCGCGAGGGCACGTCGGAGTTCCTGCCGCGCGCCATCAACTGGGGCCTGATGCTGGGCCAGCGCCGCACCCGGGACCTGGTCGAGGTGCGCACCTACATGGAGGGTGTCTCGGCACGGCTCGCCGCGGAGCGCGCGGGCGACGAGGACGTGGCACGCCTGGAGGAGCACCTGCGGCACATGCAGGAGGCGGGCAGCGACGTGAAGGCGTTCATCGACGCCGACATCGCCTTCCACCTGGAGTGCGCGAGCATCGCCCGCAACACCGTCCTGAGCGACATCCTGCACAGCATCCGCGCGCTGCTCCAAGTCTGGATGGAGCGGGTCAGCGACATCGAGGGCACCGTCAGCGGCACCCTGTGCGAACACGACGCCGTCCTCAAGGCGATCCGCGACCGCGACCCCGAGGGCGCGGACCGGGCCATGGCCGAACACATGCGGATGGCGAGCGCGCGGCTGCGGGAGTCGGTGGGGGACGAGCCGCAACAGGGTTGA
- a CDS encoding ribose-5-phosphate isomerase, which produces MSDKLRIVVGCDDAGFQYKEALKQDLRASDLVESVTDVGVDADGHTAYPKVAIAAAEMVARGEADRALLVCGTGLGVAIAANKVKGIRAVTAHDSFSVERAILSNNAQVLTFGQRVVGIELARRLAAEWLTYRFDETSPSAAKVALMSDYENEAEAA; this is translated from the coding sequence ATGAGTGACAAGCTGCGGATCGTCGTCGGCTGCGACGACGCCGGATTCCAGTACAAGGAGGCGCTGAAGCAGGACCTCCGGGCGAGCGACCTGGTCGAGTCGGTCACCGACGTGGGCGTGGACGCCGACGGACACACCGCCTACCCGAAGGTCGCCATCGCCGCCGCCGAGATGGTGGCCCGCGGCGAGGCCGACCGGGCGCTGCTGGTGTGCGGCACAGGGCTCGGCGTCGCCATCGCCGCCAACAAGGTCAAGGGCATCCGCGCCGTCACCGCGCACGACTCCTTCTCCGTCGAGCGCGCGATCCTCTCCAACAACGCCCAGGTGCTCACCTTCGGCCAGCGCGTCGTCGGCATCGAACTGGCCCGCCGCCTCGCCGCCGAGTGGCTCACCTACCGCTTCGACGAGACCTCGCCGTCGGCCGCGAAGGTCGCCCTGATGAGCGACTACGAGAACGAGGCCGAGGCCGCCTGA
- a CDS encoding dihydroxyacetone kinase family protein, with protein sequence MTRLHNDPAAFADEALEGFVAAHRRWVRPVTGGVVRATVKTPGQVAVVIGGGSGHYPAFSGLVGQGLAHGAAVGNVFASPSAQQIRGVAKAAQSGGGVLLMYGNYAGDVLHFGQAAERLNGEGIPTHTFAVTDDISSAGPDEAHKRRGIAGDLPVFKVAAAAAEQGQSLDEVARIAAHANDRTRSFGIAFSGCTLPGADHPLFTVPEDRMAVGLGIHGEPGIGEEPVPTADEAAELLVATLLKELPDGIHGPRGQRAAVILNGLGSVKYEELFVVYRRVAQLLDEAGVTAVDPEVGELVTSFDMAGISLTLTWLDDTLEALWTAPADTPAYRKGAVPEAAAADEESYETEEGPEVYTASEESRQAAATALDALRRLKDTVDTHADELGRIDAVAGDGDHGIGMQRGSTGAYEAAHRAREAGAGARSLLTAAGDAWADKAGGTSGALWGIVLRALGDALGDTERPTPASVAHGVLQASDGVRRTGGAEVGDKTMVDVLVPFAETLGQQVDAGAGLTAAWDAAATAAERSARDTAHLLPKMGRARPHAEKSLGTPDAGAHSLALIVRAVHGALAPCK encoded by the coding sequence ATGACCCGCCTCCACAACGACCCCGCCGCCTTCGCCGACGAAGCGCTCGAAGGCTTCGTCGCCGCCCACCGCCGCTGGGTGCGCCCCGTCACCGGTGGCGTGGTCCGCGCCACCGTCAAGACCCCCGGCCAGGTGGCCGTCGTCATCGGCGGCGGATCCGGCCACTACCCGGCGTTCTCCGGCCTCGTCGGGCAGGGGCTCGCGCACGGCGCCGCCGTCGGCAACGTCTTCGCCTCGCCCTCCGCCCAGCAGATCCGCGGCGTCGCCAAGGCGGCGCAGTCGGGCGGCGGTGTGCTGCTCATGTACGGCAACTACGCGGGCGACGTCCTGCACTTCGGGCAGGCCGCCGAGCGGCTGAACGGCGAGGGCATACCGACGCACACGTTCGCCGTCACCGACGACATATCCAGCGCGGGCCCCGACGAGGCCCACAAGCGGCGCGGCATCGCCGGTGACCTGCCCGTCTTCAAGGTGGCCGCGGCCGCCGCCGAGCAGGGGCAGTCCCTCGACGAGGTGGCGCGGATCGCCGCCCATGCGAACGACCGCACCCGCTCCTTCGGCATCGCCTTCTCCGGCTGTACGCTCCCGGGCGCCGACCACCCGCTGTTCACGGTCCCCGAGGACCGGATGGCCGTCGGCCTCGGCATCCACGGCGAACCCGGCATCGGCGAGGAGCCCGTCCCCACCGCGGACGAGGCCGCCGAACTCCTCGTCGCCACCCTCCTCAAGGAACTCCCCGACGGGATCCACGGACCGCGGGGACAGCGCGCCGCGGTGATCCTCAACGGCCTGGGCTCCGTGAAGTACGAGGAGCTGTTCGTCGTCTACCGCAGGGTCGCGCAACTGCTCGACGAAGCGGGTGTGACGGCCGTCGACCCCGAGGTCGGCGAACTCGTCACCAGCTTCGACATGGCCGGCATCTCCCTGACCCTGACCTGGCTCGACGACACCCTCGAAGCCCTGTGGACCGCACCGGCCGACACCCCCGCGTACCGCAAGGGCGCCGTACCCGAAGCGGCAGCCGCGGACGAGGAGTCGTACGAGACCGAGGAAGGGCCCGAGGTCTACACGGCGAGCGAGGAGTCGCGGCAGGCCGCGGCGACCGCGCTCGACGCGCTGCGCCGCCTCAAGGACACCGTCGACACGCACGCCGACGAACTCGGCCGCATCGACGCCGTCGCGGGCGACGGCGACCACGGCATCGGCATGCAGCGCGGCTCGACCGGCGCCTACGAAGCCGCCCACCGCGCCCGCGAGGCGGGTGCGGGAGCCCGCTCCCTGCTGACCGCCGCGGGCGACGCCTGGGCCGACAAGGCGGGCGGCACGTCCGGAGCGCTGTGGGGCATCGTCCTGCGCGCGCTCGGCGACGCGCTCGGCGACACCGAACGGCCGACCCCGGCGTCCGTCGCCCACGGAGTCCTACAGGCGTCCGACGGCGTCCGCAGGACCGGCGGCGCCGAGGTCGGCGACAAGACCATGGTCGACGTCCTCGTGCCCTTCGCCGAGACACTGGGTCAACAGGTCGATGCGGGCGCCGGGTTGACCGCCGCGTGGGACGCCGCCGCCACCGCGGCCGAGCGCTCCGCGCGCGACACCGCCCACCTGCTGCCCAAGATGGGCCGCGCCCGCCCCCACGCCGAGAAGTCACTGGGCACCCCCGACGCGGGCGCCCACTCCCTCGCGCTGATCGTCCGCGCCGTCCACGGCGCGCTCGCCCCGTGCAAGTAA
- a CDS encoding ABC transporter substrate-binding protein: MSPLDKMGRRRMGRRGFVRLAAGAGAAGALSACGRSGGPPSANTPLRIMAINHVWSQAISRRKEEFEEQIGRRVSITLLTADQLTSSYNVKLNASGTDVDVMMVRALQDQLVFAHNGWLTDLGGRIHGDSGFDWQDFQPAPRRASATGGRILSVPVVTERPVLYYRKDLADPPRTLDHLMRQALELTERDKQFYGYAGRGQRNGAVSQWSSFLYSHGGDFTVDGRSGIGTPQALAAYRYYGKLLHRAGPPGATNMSLEQVTPIFAQGKAAFCVEADAVYSGFLDPKVSTVRKHVGFAPFPAGPAGAKPHNIPSWSLGINRFSRLQDDAWQFIRWAAGPRMSRTLQAAGIPGARRSAWEDARTLAAFPDDLAAAMRTNAAHGLGHDRPQVLQVGRARDIVGRPLVAGILGQDVAPAARDADAEFGEFLVRDNRHKES; this comes from the coding sequence ATGTCCCCCCTGGACAAGATGGGCCGGCGTCGGATGGGCCGGCGCGGCTTCGTCCGCCTTGCGGCCGGGGCCGGGGCGGCCGGGGCGCTCAGCGCCTGCGGACGCTCCGGCGGGCCGCCCTCGGCGAACACACCGCTGCGCATCATGGCGATCAACCATGTCTGGTCGCAGGCCATCAGCCGCCGGAAGGAGGAGTTCGAGGAGCAGATCGGCCGCAGGGTCAGCATCACCCTGCTCACCGCCGACCAGCTCACCAGCAGCTACAACGTAAAGCTCAACGCGTCCGGCACCGACGTGGACGTGATGATGGTCCGCGCCCTGCAGGACCAGCTGGTCTTCGCGCACAACGGCTGGCTCACCGACCTCGGCGGCCGCATCCACGGCGACAGCGGTTTCGACTGGCAGGACTTCCAGCCGGCCCCGCGCCGCGCTTCCGCGACCGGCGGTCGCATCCTGAGCGTGCCGGTCGTCACGGAGCGGCCGGTGCTCTACTACCGCAAGGACCTCGCCGACCCGCCCCGCACCCTCGACCACCTGATGCGGCAGGCGCTCGAACTCACCGAACGCGACAAGCAGTTCTACGGATACGCCGGGCGCGGCCAGCGCAACGGGGCGGTCTCCCAGTGGTCCAGCTTCCTGTACTCGCACGGCGGGGACTTCACCGTCGACGGCCGCTCCGGCATCGGTACCCCGCAGGCGCTCGCCGCCTACCGGTACTACGGCAAGCTGCTGCACCGGGCCGGCCCGCCCGGTGCCACCAACATGAGCCTGGAGCAGGTCACCCCCATCTTCGCCCAGGGCAAGGCGGCGTTCTGCGTGGAGGCGGACGCCGTCTACAGCGGCTTCCTGGACCCCAAGGTGTCGACCGTACGCAAGCACGTGGGCTTCGCACCGTTCCCTGCCGGCCCGGCCGGGGCGAAGCCGCACAACATCCCGTCATGGAGCCTCGGCATCAACCGCTTCTCCCGACTGCAGGACGACGCCTGGCAGTTCATCCGCTGGGCGGCGGGACCGCGGATGTCGCGCACCCTCCAGGCGGCCGGGATCCCCGGCGCCCGCCGCTCGGCGTGGGAGGACGCGCGCACCCTGGCGGCCTTCCCCGACGACCTGGCCGCCGCGATGCGCACCAATGCCGCGCACGGTCTGGGGCACGACCGGCCTCAGGTACTTCAGGTGGGGCGGGCCAGGGACATCGTCGGCCGCCCCCTGGTGGCCGGGATCCTCGGCCAGGACGTCGCCCCGGCAGCCCGCGACGCCGACGCCGAGTTCGGCGAGTTCCTCGTCCGCGACAACCGGCACAAGGAGTCGTGA
- a CDS encoding phosphogluconate dehydrogenase C-terminal domain-containing protein, whose amino-acid sequence MNMAAEHNTTVAVIGAAGKMGQRVSNNLVKSDFTVLFSENSPKGQELIRSLGRELTDSETAAQQADVLILAVPDIVLGKVSEQLVPLLKPGAVVLTLDPAAAYAGLLHPRAEVHYVCAHPCHPSVFLQRKTQAELDDTFGGIAAPQEVVAAYEGGDEAKQALAGSVIRVMYAPVVDVHWVTVKQLAVLEPTLVETIACMVGALLNEALHETVHTVGVPEKAARAMLLGHTQVALANTLKGDNPFSDACLIAMDYGRDSIVKDDWKKVFDDGELDKVITKMLKIKEIRR is encoded by the coding sequence ATGAACATGGCCGCCGAGCACAACACGACCGTTGCCGTCATCGGGGCCGCCGGCAAGATGGGCCAGCGTGTCTCCAACAACCTGGTCAAGAGCGACTTCACCGTCCTCTTCTCCGAGAATTCGCCCAAGGGCCAGGAGCTGATCCGCTCGCTCGGCCGCGAGCTGACCGACTCCGAGACCGCCGCCCAGCAGGCCGACGTCCTGATCCTGGCCGTGCCGGACATCGTCCTCGGCAAGGTCTCCGAGCAGCTCGTCCCGCTCCTGAAGCCGGGCGCCGTCGTCCTCACCCTCGACCCGGCGGCCGCGTACGCGGGCCTGCTGCACCCGCGCGCCGAAGTGCACTACGTGTGCGCGCACCCCTGCCACCCGTCCGTCTTCCTGCAGCGCAAGACGCAGGCCGAGCTCGATGACACCTTCGGTGGCATCGCGGCCCCGCAGGAGGTCGTCGCCGCGTACGAGGGTGGCGACGAGGCCAAGCAGGCGCTCGCCGGGTCCGTCATCCGCGTCATGTACGCGCCGGTCGTCGACGTCCACTGGGTCACCGTCAAGCAGCTCGCCGTCCTGGAGCCGACCCTCGTCGAGACCATCGCCTGCATGGTCGGCGCTCTCCTCAACGAGGCGCTGCACGAGACCGTGCACACGGTCGGCGTCCCGGAGAAGGCGGCCCGCGCCATGCTCCTCGGCCACACCCAGGTCGCCCTCGCGAACACCCTCAAGGGCGACAACCCGTTCTCCGACGCCTGCCTGATCGCCATGGACTACGGCCGCGACTCCATCGTCAAGGACGACTGGAAGAAGGTCTTCGACGACGGCGAACTCGACAAGGTCATCACCAAGATGCTCAAGATCAAGGAAATCCGCCGCTGA